One Triticum dicoccoides isolate Atlit2015 ecotype Zavitan chromosome 5B, WEW_v2.0, whole genome shotgun sequence genomic window carries:
- the LOC119312347 gene encoding lactoylglutathione lyase GLX1-like produces MRALPMAVSRGAVACATPAAAAAALPRRSMLLSTAAAGAALQSDPIRLMSTPKLKLRASAGAAQAAATSFSSNDEAFAWAKKDNRRLLHVVYRVGDIDRTIKFYTECLGMKLLRKRDIPEEKYTNAFLGYGPEETNFAIELTYNYGVDSYDVGAGFGHFGIATDDVGKTVELIRAKGGKVTREPGPVKGGKTVIAFIEDPDGYKFEILERPGTPEPLCQVMLRVGDLDRAISFYEKACGMKLLRKRDNPEYKYTVAMMGYGPEDQNAVLELTYNYGVTEYDKGNAYAQIAIGTDDVYKTAEVVKLSGGQVIREAGPLPGLGTKITAILDPDGWKSVFVDNIDFAKELE; encoded by the exons ATGAGGGCTCTCCCCATGGCCGTCAGCCGTGGCGCCGTCGCCTGCGCCaccccggccgccgccgcagcAGCCTTACCCCGGAGATCCATGCTCCTCTCCACCGCTGCCGCGGGCGCAG CGCTGCAGTCCGACCCCATCAGGCTGATGAGCACGCCCAAGCTCAAGCTCCGCGCCTCCGCGGGCGCCGCGCAGGCCGCGGCGACCTCCTTCTCCAGCAATGACGAGGCCTTCGCCTGGGCCAAGAAGGACAACCGGAGGCTCCTCCACGTCGTCTACCGCGTCGGCGACATCGACAGGACCATCAA GTTCTATACAGAATGCCTGGGCATGAAACTGCTGAGGAAGCGAGACATACCCGAAGAGAAGTACACCAATGCCTTCCTCGGATACGGCCCCGAGGAAACCAACTTTGCCATCGAGCTCACCTACA ACTACGGGGTTGACTCGTACGATGTCGGAGCGGGGTTCGGTCACTTCGGCATCGCAACTGATGAT GTGGGGAAAACAGTTGAACTCATAAGGGCGAAGGGAGGCAAGGTGACGAGGGAGCCTGGCCCTGTCAAGGGTGGCAAGACCGTGATTGCCTTCATCGAAGACCCTGACGGCTACAAGTTCGAGATCCTTGAGAGGCCAGGGACTCCAGAGCCACTATGCCAAGTGATGCTTCGTGTCGGTGATCTCGACCGAGCCATAAGCTTCTACGAGAAG GCTTGTGGTATGAAACTTCTCCGGAAGCGAGACAACCCTGAATACAAG TATACGGTGGCCATGATGGGGTACGGACCTGAAGACCAGAATGCCGTTCTGGAGTTGACCTACAACTATGGTGTCACTGAATATGACAAGGGGAATGCATATGCACAG ATCGCGATAGGCACCGACGATGTCTACAAGACCGCCGAGGTGGTGAAGCTGTCTGGAGGACAAGTGATACGGGAGGCAGGTCCCTTGCCAGGGCTCGGCACCAAGATCACAGCCATCCTGGATCCCGATGGGTGGAAATCG GTGTTTGTTGACAACATTGACTTCGCCAAAGAATTGGAGTAA
- the LOC119312346 gene encoding uncharacterized protein LOC119312346 — protein sequence MAAAPFPNWLMMERFVFRRDDKGSFPDDTKAPIRASGTTSWNARFHIAFCLAEPPLPSRLYARLPRFPDPRKHTPLAILAAHRHLLLLRIGTDIPGLGLVQDFLIYSAYDTSSLKALPPCTEPYTDYTRTGDSLPRGPPLEQGKHRLLTVKSIGLLCRGGEGEQEFAVAELCVFKSVHSEVYADVCLLRSSTSAGPVLAGEWNAMRLPILGIDNVNDPWHLCCWDTDAIVPFNRSLCWIDYHRGMLIYDVFAEHVPTVTFLALPLDEFPSAHTFREIKPFSWLYRGVSAIDDGRVLKFVNVTRHDGIGHGELKSGSGFTITCHTLALGSMVWELDYKITSAELWSSNPHLPHTVLMFPQVNVDRPYVVHFLISEFKYVIRKMWVVSIDMSTRTVESISQYINGKEGLETDDADFTRRRSGAPASFLPCEFSRFLRLSRKNEDMG from the exons ATGGCTGCCGCCCCGTTCCCGAACTGGCTGATGATGGAGCGCTTCGTCTTCCGCAGGGACGACAAGGGGTCCTTCCCGGACGACACCAAGGCGCCCATCAGGGCGTCCGGCACCACCTCCTGGAACGCTCGCTTCCACATCGCCTTCTGCCTCGCCGAGCCCCCGCTCCCCTCCCGCCTCTACGCCCGGCTGCCGCGTTTTCCAGACCCCAGGAAGCACACCCCCTTGGCCATCCTGGCGGCGCACCGCCATCTCCTCCTGCTTCGCATCGGTACCGATATCCCCGGACTAGGGCTGGTGCAGGACTTCCTCATCTACAGCGCCTACGACACTTCCTCGCTCAAAGCTCTGCCCCCTTGCACCGAGCCCTACACGGATTACACCCGCACCGGTGACAGCCTACCTCGCGGTCCTCCGCTCGAGCAGGGGAAGCACCGCCTGCTGACGGTCAAATCCATCGGCCTCTTGTGCCGAGGCGGCGAAGGCGAGCAAGAGTTTGCGGTGGCGGAGCTCTGCGTTTTTAAGTCCGTCCACTCGGAGGTCTACGCTGACGTCTGTTTGCTGCGCTCCTCCACATCCGCTGGCCCCGTGCTTGCCGGCGAATGGAACGCCATGCGTCTACCAATCCTTGGCATCGACAATGTCAATGATCCTTGGCACCTCTGTTGCTGGGACACGGACGCCATCGTCCCCTTCAACCGCTCGCTTTGCTGGATCGACTACCACCGAGGCATGCTCATCTACGACGTCTTCGCAGAGCACGTCCCTACCGTCACCTTCCTCGCGCTCCCTCTTGATGAGTTCCCTTCTGCTCACACTTTCCGTGAAATCAAGCCATTCAGCTGGTTATACCGGGGTGTGTCCGCCATTGATGATGGCCGTGTGCTCAAGTTTGTGAATGTCACCCGCCATGATGGCATTGGTCACGGGGAACTCAAATCTGGTTCAGGCTTCACCATCACCTGCCACACTCTCGCATTAGGCAGCATGGTGTGGGAATTAGACTACAAGATCACTTCGGCTGAGCTCTGGTCTTCCAATCCGCACCTTCCACACACCGTCCTTATGTTTCCTCAAGTAAACGTCGACAGGCCATATGTAGTGCACTTCCTCATCAGCGAATTCAAATACGTCATTAGGAAGATGTGGGTGGTCAGCATTGACATGAGCACCAGGACAGTGGAGTCAATTTCCCAATACATCAATGGGAAGGAGGGCCTTGAAACCGATGATGCTGACTTCACCAGAAGAAGGTCTGGTGCTCCCGCGTCCTTCCTCCCCTGTGAATTCTCCAGGTTCCTTCGTCTCTCCAG AAAGAACGAGGATATGGGATGA